In Uranotaenia lowii strain MFRU-FL chromosome 2, ASM2978415v1, whole genome shotgun sequence, one genomic interval encodes:
- the LOC129746110 gene encoding mediator of RNA polymerase II transcription subunit 11 codes for MTAIDKIQVLDSIEKELLLCMQSAGQALLELSKEKTSQKGPETHTNQFLKSLNIVETKLSEQINYLTQVSTGQPHEGSGYAAAKVLQMAWHRVQHVKSRIKELEECKVKYVQATNRLQSQRMGQQNPASGTAGVML; via the exons TGGACTCAATCGAAAAGGAGCTACTTCTTTGTATGCAAAGTGCCG GACAAGCACTCCTGGAGCTGAGCAAGGAAAAGACCAGCCAGAAAGGACCGGAAACGCACACAAATCAGTTTCTGAAATCCCTTAACATCGTCGAAACGAAACTATCGGAACAGATCAACTATCTGACCCAGGTCTCTACCGGGCAACCACACGAGGGATCCGGTTATGCCGCAGCGAAAGTGTTGCAAATGGCCTGGCACCGGGTCCAGCACGTCAAGTCCCGCATCAAGGAGCTGGAAGAGTGCAAGGTCAAATACGTGCAAGCCACCAACCGGTTGCAGTCGCAGCGAATGGGCCAGCAAAATCCGGCCTCCGGTACGGCCGGGGTAATGCTTTGA
- the LOC129746109 gene encoding FMR1-interacting protein NUFIP1: MHAGGKLKRFAQSMDISKQNQPFRLPTPKFQDETSKSLDNFNRHRNPHFSTPSGMLMPRHKQPPPMYGPRGATVPPKFFNQQQQKHQNACRGRGGHRGGGHFHSSRGFRGSSVEDRDVIPELLLVNWNYWCEGCDINCRSEEELKHHRSAHVPCPIEGCTYVGHSGVMKRHYRLAHDVERLQQKAEQASKETPEEIEKWRAERRRRFPTTANVLQRQRAQEERFQRGERIEEDKSRFPRKNNREYPQHQQQQKDQPNIEQSTGSSRSRRRKKPFTKLEEPVEKIENVRQGFGGTSKMKDYRDEPKNALNLLSGYGSDSSSYSSSEPDEHEETNAEVIQQTIVASNEKDSVPLPTRNPESIDISDDETLEEEAAVHQSNELVQKTKDGLVARDEQILKDETEKSNEEHSKSRRNRNRKRRGSPQEQIEPESSKQSKPLLDYRKLYRAKQNTLLEKLLEPDIRHERNILLQCVRFVVENKFFGIGQPKNNPSADTKND; the protein is encoded by the exons ATGCATGCGGgcggaaaattaaaaagattcgCGCAAAGCATGGATATCTCTAAGCAGAACCAGCCGTTCCGGCTTCCGACACCAAAGTTCCAGGATGAGACCAGCAAATCATTGGACAACTTTAACCGGCATCGCAATCCACATTTTTCCACACCGTCCGGTATGTTGATGCCCCGCCACAAACAACCTCCGCCAATGTACGGACCTCGTGGCGCAACGGTTCCGcctaagtttttcaatcaacaacaacagaaacACCAAAATGCTTGCAGGGGCCGAGGTGGTCATCGTGGTGGAGGACATTTCCATTCGAGCCGAGGTTTTCGTGGCTCATCTGTCGAAGATAGGGACGTTATTCCGGAGCTGCTTCTGGTAAATTGGAATTACTGGTGTGAGGGATGCGACATCAACTGTAGAAGCGAAGAAGAGCTGAAACATCATCGTTCGGCTCACGTGCCATGTCCAATAGAGGGTTGCACCTACGTTGGACATTCCGGGGTAATGAAACGCCATTATAGACTGGCTCATGACGTCGAACGTTTGCAACAGAAGGCTGAACAGGCATCGAag GAAACTCCAGAAGAGATCGAAAAGTGGCGTGCCGAGCGACGGAGACGCTTTCCTACAACAGCAAATGTACTTCAGAGACAACGAGCACAAGAGGAACGATTCCAACGAGGCGAGCGAATCGAAGAGGACAAAAGTCGTTTCCCtaggaaaaataatcgagaataccctcagcatcagcagcagcaaaaagaCCAACCCAACATCGAACAGTCGACTGGCTCGTCTCGATCCCGAAGgagaaaaaaacctttcacCAAATTGGAAGAGCCAGTagagaaaatcgaaaatgtaCGGCAGGGTTTCGGAGGAACTTCTAAGATGAAAGATTATAGAGATGAACCCAAGAACGCCCTAAATCTACTTTCCGGTTATGGTAGTGATTCTAGTAGTTATTCCTCCTCGGAACCTGACGAACATGAGGAAACGAATGCTGAGGTCATTCAACAAACAATTGTGGCATCAAATGAAAAAGATTCTGTACCGTTGCCAACACGTAATCCGGAAAGTATCGATATAAGCGATGATGAAACGTTGGAAGAAGAAGCGGCTGTTCACCAGTCTAATGAACTAGTCCAGAAAACAAAAGACGGATTAGTTGCAAGAGACGAACAGATTCTCAAAGATGAAACGGAGAAATCTAACGAAGAACATTCAAAATCTAGGAGAAATCGTAACCGAAAACGTCGTGGATCGCCTCAAGAACAAATTGAACCAGAGTCATCTAAACAATCCAAGCCATTGTTAGATTACAGAAAACTGTATCGAGCCAAACAAAATACTTTGTTAGAAAAGCTCTTGGAACCGGACATTCGGCACGAGCGAAACATTCTGCTCCAATGTGTACGATTCGTTgtagaaaataagtttttcggCATCGGCCAACCAAAGAATAATCCTTCGGCGGATACAAAAAACGAttaa